A window from Pirellulales bacterium encodes these proteins:
- the ptsP gene encoding phosphoenolpyruvate--protein phosphotransferase — MQRLQGIAVSPGVAIGEALVMGNEGFRIPRRFVARDAVDEELLRLEAAFAASMQEVERNRDAVALELGREYGAIFEAHLQMLRDPRLRGELEQLIRDRHYSPEYAVSRALRRYVKVFQSLQSSSMAERATDILDIEKRLLRNLLGRRREEISSLTSPVLVLAHNLTPSEVANLDRQFALGFATELGGPGSHTAIVAQGMEIPAVVGIGTFLTDVSGGDMVIVDGDRGQVILQPDDETLAWYRRDEEHHKTHEVELSALRDLPATTKDGACIELLGNIEFPHEARQCLTRGADGIGLYRTEFLYLGVTTPPDEEVHFQAYSGVVKTMDHRPVIIRTFDLGADKVTTQVVIEDEKNPFLGLRSTRLALRNLPMFRTQLRAILRASAVGDVRVMFPLIATLLELRQAKMVLADVMEDLDERGETYNRDIPVGMMVEVPSAVLMIDHFVEEVDFLSIGTNDLIQYTLAVDRSNKDVADLYSGSDPAVLKLISMAITAADRHGKPINLCGQMSANSTYTMLLLGLGLRKMSVAAAAVPEIKRLCRSVTLEQCRAVAERALSLENARDVTSYLRQELKTILPDLPE, encoded by the coding sequence ATGCAGCGGTTGCAGGGTATCGCCGTTTCGCCCGGTGTGGCGATCGGCGAGGCACTTGTCATGGGAAATGAGGGATTTCGCATCCCTCGCCGCTTCGTCGCGCGCGACGCCGTCGATGAAGAACTGCTGCGTCTGGAAGCCGCATTCGCGGCCTCGATGCAAGAAGTCGAGCGCAACCGGGATGCGGTCGCGCTGGAGTTGGGCCGCGAGTATGGCGCCATCTTCGAAGCTCATCTGCAAATGCTCCGCGACCCGCGCCTGCGCGGCGAGTTGGAGCAGCTGATCCGCGACCGGCACTACTCGCCAGAGTATGCCGTCAGTCGGGCCCTCCGCCGCTACGTCAAAGTCTTCCAGTCGCTCCAAAGCAGTTCCATGGCCGAACGGGCCACGGACATTCTGGATATCGAGAAACGCCTGCTGCGCAACCTGCTAGGGCGTCGCCGCGAGGAAATCTCTTCGTTGACGTCACCCGTTTTGGTGCTGGCGCACAATCTGACTCCCAGCGAGGTTGCCAATCTCGATCGTCAGTTTGCGCTTGGCTTTGCCACCGAGTTAGGCGGGCCTGGCAGCCACACGGCGATCGTGGCGCAAGGCATGGAGATTCCCGCCGTCGTCGGCATCGGCACGTTCCTGACCGATGTATCCGGCGGAGACATGGTGATCGTCGACGGTGATCGAGGGCAGGTCATTCTCCAGCCCGACGACGAGACGCTGGCTTGGTATCGTCGCGATGAAGAGCACCACAAGACCCATGAAGTCGAGCTGTCGGCGCTGCGCGATCTGCCGGCGACGACCAAGGATGGGGCCTGCATCGAGCTGCTCGGGAATATCGAGTTCCCGCACGAAGCACGTCAGTGCCTGACCCGTGGCGCCGACGGTATCGGTCTATATCGGACGGAGTTTCTTTACTTGGGCGTCACGACGCCGCCGGACGAGGAAGTTCATTTTCAGGCCTATTCCGGCGTTGTAAAGACGATGGATCATCGGCCGGTCATTATTCGCACCTTTGATCTGGGCGCGGATAAAGTGACTACGCAGGTGGTAATTGAAGACGAGAAAAATCCCTTTCTCGGTCTTCGTAGCACGAGGTTGGCGCTGCGCAATCTGCCGATGTTCCGTACGCAACTGCGGGCGATTTTGCGCGCTAGCGCCGTCGGCGACGTGCGTGTAATGTTCCCTTTGATTGCCACGTTATTGGAGTTGCGTCAGGCCAAGATGGTGCTGGCCGACGTAATGGAAGACCTGGATGAGCGCGGCGAGACGTACAACCGTGACATCCCGGTCGGCATGATGGTCGAGGTTCCGTCGGCGGTGCTGATGATCGATCATTTTGTGGAAGAGGTCGATTTTCTCAGCATCGGCACCAACGACTTGATTCAGTACACATTGGCCGTTGATCGCAGCAACAAGGACGTGGCCGATCTGTACAGCGGCAGCGATCCCGCGGTGCTGAAGCTCATCAGCATGGCGATCACGGCCGCCGATCGGCATGGCAAGCCGATCAATCTCTGTGGACAAATGAGCGCGAATTCTACATACACGATGCTTCTTTTGGGTTTGGGGTTGCGGAAAATGAGCGTCGCGGCCGCCGCAGTCCCCGAGATCAAGCGTCTCTGCCGCAGCGTTACGCTGGAGCAGTGCCGCGCCGTGGCAGAGCGAGCCCTGTCGCTCGAAAATGCCCGCGACGTGACGAGTTATTTGAGACAAGAGTTGAAGACAATCCTGCCCGATCTGCCGGAGTAG
- a CDS encoding HPr family phosphocarrier protein gives MNEQKSQRTVVVTNPQGLHARPADMFVKLASRFESRIEIVKDSERVDGKSILAILTLAATAGTTLSIEASGSDAEQALDALAELVAHNFAEDETPC, from the coding sequence ATGAACGAACAGAAGTCGCAACGAACGGTGGTCGTCACGAACCCGCAGGGCTTGCACGCACGCCCCGCCGATATGTTCGTGAAGTTGGCCAGCCGCTTCGAATCTCGCATTGAAATAGTCAAAGATAGTGAGCGAGTTGACGGTAAGAGTATCCTGGCGATTCTCACTCTGGCTGCGACCGCGGGAACAACCCTCTCGATCGAAGCCTCGGGGAGTGACGCCGAGCAGGCGTTGGACGCGCTGGCCGAACTGGTAGCGCATAACTTCGCCGAAGACGAAACACCGTGTTAG
- a CDS encoding PTS sugar transporter subunit IIA, whose protein sequence is MKFADFVSREAVRADLTADDKESVIREMAQALLDAGKVSAAEYEGIIKAILKREELGSTGIGRGVAVPHTKHASVDRLIGTVGVSAEGVDFDSLDGEKVNLFFLLISPPDRPGDHLRALENVSRQLRDDTFCKFLKQAKNAEEILQLLDEADNNQFVS, encoded by the coding sequence ATGAAGTTTGCAGACTTTGTAAGCCGCGAGGCCGTTCGCGCGGATCTCACGGCGGATGACAAAGAGTCCGTGATTCGCGAGATGGCTCAGGCTCTGCTTGACGCGGGCAAGGTTTCGGCCGCCGAGTACGAAGGCATCATCAAGGCCATCCTGAAACGCGAAGAACTCGGCAGCACCGGCATCGGGCGTGGCGTGGCGGTTCCGCATACCAAGCATGCCAGTGTGGACCGTTTGATTGGCACCGTGGGCGTCAGTGCCGAGGGGGTCGATTTCGATAGCCTCGACGGCGAGAAAGTAAATCTCTTCTTTCTGCTCATCTCGCCGCCCGATCGGCCCGGCGATCACCTGCGGGCTCTGGAGAATGTTTCTCGGCAACTGCGCGATGACACGTTTTGCAAATTCTTGAAGCAAGCCAAGAATGCCGAAGAGATTCTGCAATTGTTGGACGAGGCGGATAACAATCAGTTCGTTTCCTGA
- the raiA gene encoding ribosome-associated translation inhibitor RaiA: MQISISARHGHLSEATQAKIVAKLEKLPKYFERLTAVEFTVNLEHKDAPSVDLRVSAEHKHDFVATEQAPELMAAVDCAVHKVEQQLRKYKEKVQDHHRTPGLRQQGSVVEPDPEVN; the protein is encoded by the coding sequence GTGCAGATAAGCATCTCAGCCCGGCACGGACATTTAAGTGAGGCAACCCAAGCCAAGATCGTCGCCAAATTGGAAAAGTTGCCGAAGTATTTCGAGCGTTTGACGGCCGTCGAGTTCACGGTGAATTTAGAGCATAAAGACGCCCCTTCGGTGGACTTGCGCGTGTCGGCGGAGCACAAGCACGACTTTGTCGCCACCGAGCAGGCCCCCGAGCTCATGGCTGCGGTCGATTGCGCCGTCCACAAAGTTGAACAGCAGTTGAGAAAGTACAAGGAAAAGGTCCAGGACCACCACCGCACCCCTGGACTTCGGCAGCAGGGAAGCGTTGTCGAGCCTGATCCGGAAGTGAACTGA
- a CDS encoding tetratricopeptide repeat protein has translation MSTSNRIRLQRTIREAEGYLELGMPRQTLALLDRVEHPGTYRGHVLYLRGEALRALEKYQDAVPILVDAVDLAPSNIHAWMALGWCYKRTGRLDQAIESLQKAREVEPSEPLIEYNLACYYSLKGAKQLALEYLSRALQNNPAFREMVGREPDFDPIRSDPGFQALVSVVV, from the coding sequence GTGTCGACAAGTAACCGCATTCGATTGCAACGCACCATCCGGGAGGCCGAAGGCTACCTCGAGTTGGGCATGCCCCGGCAAACGCTCGCGCTATTGGATCGCGTTGAGCATCCGGGTACCTATCGCGGGCATGTTCTGTACCTGCGAGGCGAGGCACTACGCGCCCTGGAAAAGTACCAGGATGCCGTGCCTATTCTGGTCGACGCGGTCGATCTGGCCCCCAGCAACATTCACGCCTGGATGGCGCTCGGCTGGTGCTACAAGCGGACCGGGCGCCTGGACCAGGCCATCGAAAGCCTGCAAAAAGCGCGCGAGGTCGAACCGAGCGAGCCATTGATCGAATACAACCTGGCCTGCTATTACAGTCTGAAAGGGGCCAAGCAACTGGCCCTGGAGTACCTGTCGCGGGCGCTACAGAACAACCCCGCCTTCCGCGAGATGGTCGGGCGCGAGCCGGACTTCGACCCGATCCGATCCGATCCGGGTTTCCAGGCGCTTGTGAGCGTCGTCGTCTAA
- a CDS encoding AAA family ATPase — protein sequence MRRIAILNQKGGVGKTTTAVNLSAALAASGRRVTIVDLDPQAHATLHLGVEPGRDDRSIYDVLVDDTPLSAVRRQIEENLWLVGSHIDLAAVELELAGVVGREVILRDKLADDDQAAADSNDRATDDFLLVDCPPSLGILTINALAAVDEVFIPLQPHFLALHGLSKLLETIELVARRLNPRLTLGGIIMCMFDTSTRLAGEVSRDVDVFLKQSRDRRVPWSGAQVFETRIRRNIRLAEAPSFGQSIFRYAPTSHGADDYRQLAAEVLAASGASGSGKDVVPLPASGKPLRARSA from the coding sequence ATGCGCAGGATCGCGATTCTGAATCAGAAGGGGGGGGTCGGCAAAACCACGACCGCGGTCAATCTGTCGGCGGCGCTGGCCGCCTCCGGCCGCCGCGTGACGATCGTCGATCTCGATCCACAAGCCCATGCCACGTTACATCTGGGCGTCGAGCCTGGGCGTGACGATCGTTCCATATACGACGTTCTGGTAGACGACACCCCGCTATCTGCCGTCCGCCGGCAAATTGAGGAGAATCTATGGCTAGTCGGATCCCACATCGACCTGGCGGCCGTGGAACTGGAACTCGCCGGGGTCGTCGGCCGGGAAGTCATTCTGCGGGACAAACTGGCTGACGACGATCAGGCCGCAGCCGACAGCAACGATCGCGCGACCGACGATTTCTTGCTGGTCGATTGCCCCCCGTCGTTGGGCATCCTGACAATTAATGCGCTGGCGGCGGTCGACGAAGTCTTCATTCCCTTGCAGCCGCACTTCCTCGCCTTGCACGGCCTAAGCAAACTGCTCGAGACGATCGAACTCGTCGCGCGCCGGCTCAACCCTCGCTTGACGCTTGGTGGCATCATCATGTGTATGTTCGACACCAGCACTCGTCTGGCGGGCGAGGTCAGCCGAGACGTCGATGTGTTCCTGAAACAATCGCGAGATCGCCGCGTCCCGTGGTCAGGAGCGCAGGTTTTCGAGACGCGGATTCGCCGCAACATCCGCCTGGCCGAGGCACCAAGTTTCGGTCAATCCATCTTCCGGTACGCCCCCACGTCTCATGGCGCGGACGACTACCGGCAATTGGCCGCCGAGGTGCTGGCGGCCAGCGGCGCCAGCGGATCGGGCAAGGACGTTGTCCCGTTGCCCGCTAGCGGCAAGCCCCTGCGTGCCCGCTCGGCCTAG
- the nagB gene encoding glucosamine-6-phosphate deaminase: MRVIVEQDAAGVSRVGARFVANIVRRKPTCVLGLATGGTPLGMYAELIRMHREESLDFSRVVSFNLDEYVGLGPTHPQSYRLFMQHNLFDHIDIDPRNTHVPDGRALDFEAYCEQYEKMIRDEGGIDLQVLGIGGDGHIAFNEPGSSLGSRTRLKTLTEETVRDNARFFGGEEAVPRLAITMGVGTILESRQCLLLACGSTKARAVRDTIEGPVTAQVTASALQLHRDVIAVLDQDAARLLERRDYYRQMEDAQGKLQTGHVPR; the protein is encoded by the coding sequence ATGCGAGTTATTGTCGAGCAAGATGCGGCCGGAGTGAGCCGCGTCGGCGCCCGATTTGTCGCCAACATCGTGCGGCGGAAACCGACCTGCGTCCTGGGATTGGCCACCGGTGGCACTCCGCTGGGAATGTATGCGGAGCTAATTCGCATGCACCGCGAGGAATCGCTCGATTTCTCCCGCGTCGTCTCGTTCAATCTGGACGAGTATGTGGGCCTGGGTCCCACCCATCCGCAAAGCTATCGCCTGTTCATGCAGCACAATCTTTTCGACCACATCGACATCGACCCCCGCAATACGCACGTTCCGGATGGCCGGGCGTTGGATTTCGAAGCCTATTGCGAGCAATACGAAAAGATGATCCGCGACGAAGGGGGCATCGATTTGCAGGTCCTGGGGATCGGCGGCGACGGCCACATCGCCTTTAACGAACCCGGTTCGTCGCTGGGAAGCCGAACCCGCTTGAAAACGCTCACTGAAGAAACCGTGCGCGACAACGCCCGCTTCTTTGGCGGCGAGGAAGCGGTGCCTCGATTGGCCATCACCATGGGCGTCGGCACGATACTCGAGTCTCGGCAATGTTTGCTGCTGGCCTGTGGTAGCACGAAAGCGCGGGCCGTGCGCGACACGATCGAAGGCCCGGTCACGGCACAAGTAACGGCCTCGGCATTGCAACTGCATCGCGACGTGATTGCGGTGCTGGACCAAGACGCCGCGCGCTTGCTGGAACGTCGCGACTACTACCGGCAGATGGAAGACGCCCAGGGCAAACTTCAGACCGGGCACGTGCCACGGTAA